One region of Sardina pilchardus chromosome 18, fSarPil1.1, whole genome shotgun sequence genomic DNA includes:
- the LOC134063648 gene encoding zinc finger CCCH domain-containing protein 6, whose amino-acid sequence MASVSLFSSPPTPVLDKNMTDSELAGDEREDGELEDGEIDDEGIGIEEEGKAANEEHGEKEKEKEKEREKDKEKEREDKAHRHARKKHRRSREKSARRSKRRRRERQKHHSPSSSSSSDSYDSDYDRQERPKSKKSQGPYRGDYDSQFSQHGRESGGGHGKAQRQAQHKSSDVDKYSDYSDYEEDDDFSEELSQYRHAKGTGSPGPGKGGPKDQGKRQGMKGLQKPQFGGQRGRGRGGMGRGRGGAMPKNKKQKGKNWGRGKGRGADQATEGPKSARHSSAGSEEGKGAPGFQKKRPIMTQEFINQHTVEHNGRYICKYFLEGRCIKGDQCKFDHEHVVPDKKKELCKFYLQGYCSKGDNCIYMHKEYPCKFFHTGAKCYQGDNCKFSHDALNDVTQELLDKIVNTEEDNADEDELELEDLRKQGIAPLPKPPPGVGLLPTPGSSSPQDTSGGGKKIPSLFEIKVQPTMDLAQKIGLSNRPGFYNNNSPNGGPPQFTEDGQAGPNAPLPPQPGSPGSMGGPPPLPHGGPGAPPNAPGQQPPPGFGQGPPMPPGGPPSGPPPPFHGNMLHMNRPPGPQGMMGGPQGGPPFPPMCDMPQNMQQNMQQNMPQNMQQNMPQNMPQNMPFPGMGQNPAEFFNTFFNNQNNQNTGPGDDSHKAQQQQQQQQQQAGPDAQASMQGFLPAVQKALFLHLTQQQQQQPPPQQQQQQFQPFQQQQQQQPPPQQQFHQQQQQQPPPQQQFHQQQQQQFQQQADPQRPEGQGAGPASRDRDETTNWYSSDEEDGGGSVSSILKSLKKQNEMLKSQQSQQQQQAQGPAKPPQLPPSDPRLQKGPPSDPRVKADPRQRAADPRKTDAEPGVHDPRLSRDPRKLKPPEPSAGLSKPDAHSRHPSGGHKAPSSSSAGGDDEEDGERELRERAVFIPLEPSASAAASLRDPRCQLKQFSHIRVDILLQRPAFAHSVVWAPEDLIPLLVPKQETSINLPLPPLIADAQLNRAFGSPLNDSHVSPTSTALTPDPRLAAARLKEGVVGRLGAGRPGADGKPGGEKQLDPRAYKDPRISRSSSLDSSSKPPPLKDSSSGAGGVLDPRLLRGSAGSSSSSSVVASAAATTAVRAEPEKLPPYAPRLAASTGAGLESPTTLLGGISLYDPRNQTSQPAKAAAEEPSEPPKKTSILKPALGKRSGSSSSPPPAQLSPTRRAGPEGKTSDSPSNGSAAGGAGSAASAPAVPTSPVAAPTPAPAPAVHNLPIQALAGLIRPPYNDPRLAKPSSQAPAGPPEEPDKKEEEAKEKKEEKKEEKMEVGEDEERQQQDEEEDDEEMDRPLKDVFKTFDPTASPFCQ is encoded by the exons ATGGCTTCTGTGAGCCTTTTCTCCAGTCCCCCTACCCCTGTTCTTGACAAAAACATGACAGACTCTGAACTGGCAGGGGATGAAAG GGAGGATGGTGAATTGGAAGATGGGGAAATCGATGACGAAGGAATCGGCAtcgaggaggaagggaaggcCGCTAACGAGGAgcacggagagaaagagaaagaaaaagagaaggagcgagagaaggacaaggagaaagagagagaggacaaagcTCACAGGCACGCTCGCAAAAAGCACCGCCGCTCCAGAGAGAAATCTGCGAGGAGGTCGAAGAGGAGGAGACGGGAGAGACAGAAG cACCACTCTCCCTCAAGCAGCTCCAGCTCTGACAGCTACGACTCGGACTACGACCGCCAGGAGAGGCCCAAGAGTAAGAAGAGCCAGGGGCCCTACCGTGGTGACTACGACAGCCAGTTCTCACAG CATGGACGTGAGTCCGGTGGGGGGCACGGAAAAGCTCAGAGGCAAGCCCAGCACAAGAGCAGCGACGTGGACAAGTACAGCGACTACAGCGACTATGAGGAGGACGACGACTTCTCCGAGGAGCTGTCCCAGTACAGACACGCCAAAGGCACCGGCTCCCCAGGCCCGGGGAAGGGAGGCCCCAAAGACCAGGGCAAGAGGCAGGGCATGAAGGGCCTCCAGAAACCGCAGT TCGGTGGCCAGAGAGGGCGAGGCCGAGGCGGCATGGGTAGGGGCCGTGGTGGCGCGATGCCCAAGAACAAGAAACAGAAGGGCAAGAACTGGGGCCGAGGGAAGGGCCGAGGAGCCGACCAGGCTACCGAGGGGCCCAAGTCAGCCAGACACTCTTCCGCCGGCTCAGAG GAAGGGAAAGGCGCACCTGGCTTCCAGAAGAAGCGTCCCATCATGACTCAAGAGTTCATCAATCAGCACACGGTGGAACACAATGGCAGATACATCTGTAAATACTTCCTGGAGGGTCGATGCATCAAA GGTGACCAGTGCAAGTTTGATCATGAGCATGTTGTTCCCGACAAGAAAAAAGAGCTGTGCAAGTTTTACCTCCAGGGTTACTGCAGCAAAGGAGACAACTGCATCTATATGCACA AGGAGTACCCTTGCAAGTTCTTTCACACGGGAGCCAAGTGCTACCAGGGAGACAACTGCAAATTCTCCCATGATGCTTTGAACGACGTGACACAGGAACTCTTAGACAAG ATCGTCAACACAGAGGAGGACAACGCTGATGAAGATGAGCTGGAACTGGAGGATCTGCGGAAGCAGGGCATCGCACCCCTCCCCAAACCGCCGCCTGGGGTGGGTCTACTACCCACGCCTGGATCCAGTAGCCCCCAGGACACCAGTGGGGGGGGCAAAAAGATCCCCTCTCTGTTTGAGATCAAAGTGCAGCCCACCATGGACCTGGCACAGAAGATTGGCCTCAG CAACCGGCCAGGTTTCTACAACAACAACTCCCCCAATGGAGGGCCGCCCCAATTCACTGAGGATGGCCAGGCAGGCCCTAACGCCCCTCTGCCCCCTCAGCCGGGATCCCCAGGCTCCATGGGTGGGCCTCCGCCTCTTCCGCACGGGGGCCCAGGGGCCCCACCCAACGCCCCAGGCCAGCAGCCTCCTCCTGGGTTTGGGCAGGGCCCTCCCATGCCTCCCGGTGGGCCTCCAAGCGGGCCGCCTCCACCGTTCCACGGGAACATGCTCCACATGAACCGGCCCCCAGGGCCGCAGGGGATGATGGGAGGACCGCAGGGGGGGCCCCCGTTCCCCCCAATGTGTGACATGCCGCAGAACATGCAGCAGAACATGCAGCAGAACATGCCGCAGAACATGCAGCAGAACATGCCGCAGAACATGCCGCAGAACATGCCTTTCCCTGGGATGGGTCAGAACCCTGCCGAGTTCTTCAACACGTTCTTCAACAACCAGAACAATCAGAACACGGGTCCTGGAG ATGACAGCCACaaagcgcagcagcagcagcagcagcagcagcagcaggctggcCCTGACGCCCAGGCGTCCATGCAGGGTTTCCTGCCGGCTGTGCAGAAGGCCCTGTTTCTCCACCTCacccagcagcaacagcagcagccaccaccacagcagcagcagcagcagtttcaGCCAtttcagcaacagcagcagcagcagccaccgcCGCAGCAGCAgttccaccagcagcagcagcagcagccaccgcCGCAGCAGCAgttccaccagcagcagcagcagcagttccaGCAGCAGGCTGATCCCCAGAGACCAGAGGGGCAGGGAGCTGGGCCTGCCAGCAGGGACAGAG ATGAGACGACAAACTGGTACTCGAGTGACGAGGAGGACGGCGGGGGCAGCGTCTCGTCCATCCTGAAGTCTCTGAAGAAGCAGAACGAGATGCTCAAGAGCCAGcagagccagcagcagcagcaggcccaggGTCCGGCCAAGCCCCCCCAGCTGCCCCCGAGCGACCCCAGGCTGCAGAAGGGGCCCCCGAGTGACCCCCGCGTCAAGGCCGACCCGCGCCAGCGCGCCGCCGACCCCCGCAAGACGGACGCGGAGCCCGGCGTCCACGACCCGCGGCTGTCCAGGGACCCGCGCAAGCTGAAGCCCCCGGAGCCCTCGGCGGGGCTGTCCAAGCCGGACGCTCACAGCAGGCACCCCAGCGGCGGGCACAAGGCGCCTTCGTCGTCGTCGGCGGGCGGCGACGACGAGGAGGATGGCGAGCGGGAGCTGCGCGAGCGGGCGGTGTTCATCCCGCTGGAGCCCAGCGCCTCGGCGGCCGCCTCGCTGCGCGACCCGCGCTGCCAGCTCAAGCAGTTCAGCCACATCCGCGTGGACATCCTGCTGCAGCGGCCGGCCTTCGCCCACTCGGTGGTGTGGGCGCCCGAGGACCTCATCCCGCTGCTGGTGCCCAAGCAGGAGACGTCCATCAacctgccgctgccgccgctcaTCGCCGACGCGCAGCTCAACCGCGCCTTCGGCTCGCCGCTGAACGACTCGCACGTGTCCCCGACGTCGACGGCGCTGACGCCGGATCCGCGGCTGGCGGCCGCGCGTCTGAAGGAAGGGGTCGTCGGTAGGCTCGGCGCCGGTCGGCCCGGCGCGGATGGCAAACCTGGTGGCGAGAAGCAGCTGGACCCGCGCGCCTACAAGGACCCCCGGATCAGCCGCTCGTCCAGCCTGGACTCCTCCTCCAAGCCGCCACCGCTGAAGGACTCTTCGTCGGGGGCGGGCGGCGTCTTGGACCCCAGGCTGCTGAGAGGCTCTGCAGGGTCATCCAGCTCCTCGTCTGTCGttgcctccgccgccgccaccactgcAGTGCGAGCGGAGCCCGAAAAGCTCCCCCCTTATGCCCCGCGGCTAGCTGCCTCGACGGGCGCGGGTCTAGAGAGCCCCACCACCCTCCTGGGAGGCATCAGCCTGTACGACCCCCGCAACCAGACCTCGCAGCCTGCCAAGGCCGCCGCCGAGGAGCCCTCCGAGCCGCCCAAAAAGACGAGCATCCTCAAGCCGGCGCTGGGGAagcgcagcggcagcagcagcagcccgccCCCGGCCCAGCTCTCCCCCACGCGCCGCGCGGGGCCCGAGGGAAAGACTTCTGACAGCCCCTCGAACGGCTCCGCAGCTGGAGGCGCCGGCTCGGCAGCGTCGGCCCCCGCTGTCCCCACTTCCCCCGTCGCCGCCCCTACCCCCGCCCCGGCCCCAGCCGTCCACAACCTCCCCATCCAGGCCCTCGCCGGCCTCATCCGCCCGCCCTACAACGACCCCCGGCTGGCTAAGCCCTCGAGCCAGGCCCCGGCTGGACCACCGGAGGAGCCGgacaagaaggaggaggaggcgaaggagaagaaggaggagaagaaggaggagaagatggaggtaggggaggatgaggagcggcagcagcaggacgaggaagaggacgatGAGGAGATGGACAGACCACTAAAGGACGTGTTTAAAACCTTTGACCCGACCGCCTCACCCTTCTGTCAGTGA